The following are encoded together in the Vibrio splendidus genome:
- a CDS encoding DeoR/GlpR family DNA-binding transcription regulator codes for MSKRNTQLRRHAISNLVNEKGEVSVDELSAKFETSEVTIRKDLASLEKNGQLLRRYGGAISLPKEVVNEELGPQVSTRKISLAKAAADLIRDHNRIVIDSGSTTGALIQQLNSKRGLVVMTNSLHVANALNELESEPTLLMTGGTWDTHSDSFQGKVAESVLRAYDFDQLFIGADGIDLDRGTTTFNELVGLSKVMAEVSREVIVMVESEKVGRKIPNLELAWEHIDILITDTDLGEESKASIESHDVRVILTDPA; via the coding sequence ATGTCGAAACGAAACACCCAGCTCAGAAGACATGCTATTTCTAACCTCGTTAATGAAAAGGGGGAGGTTAGTGTTGATGAACTATCCGCTAAATTCGAAACCTCAGAGGTCACGATTAGAAAGGACTTAGCGTCTTTAGAGAAAAACGGTCAGCTTTTGCGCCGTTATGGTGGTGCGATTTCATTACCGAAAGAGGTTGTCAACGAAGAACTGGGTCCACAAGTTTCGACTCGAAAGATTTCATTAGCGAAAGCCGCTGCAGATTTAATTCGCGACCATAATCGCATTGTGATCGATAGCGGTAGCACGACAGGGGCGCTAATTCAGCAGCTCAATAGCAAGCGTGGTTTGGTTGTGATGACCAACTCGTTGCATGTTGCTAATGCACTTAATGAATTGGAAAGCGAACCAACACTGCTAATGACCGGCGGCACTTGGGATACCCATTCGGATTCTTTTCAAGGCAAAGTCGCAGAATCAGTACTTCGAGCTTACGATTTTGATCAACTATTTATCGGGGCTGATGGTATCGACCTTGATAGAGGCACAACCACGTTCAATGAATTGGTTGGCCTAAGTAAAGTAATGGCTGAAGTGTCACGAGAAGTGATCGTGATGGTTGAGTCGGAAAAGGTGGGACGAAAGATCCCGAACTTAGAGCTGGCATGGGAACATATTGACATCTTAATTACCGATACAGACTTAGGCGAAGAATCCAAAGCAAGTATCGAATCACATGATGTTCGAGTGATCCTGACCGATCCAGCGTAA
- the glmS gene encoding glutamine--fructose-6-phosphate transaminase (isomerizing), which produces MCGIVGAVAQRDVAEILVEGLRRLEYRGYDSAGVAVVDSESNLTRVRRLGKVQELADAVDQQHVIGGTGIAHTRWATHGEPSEANAHPHMSGDIAVVHNGIIENHETLRALLQERGYVFTSQTDTEVIAHLVEWELRTSASLVEALQKTAKQLDGAYGTVAVDRKDPSRIVVARSGSPIVIGFGVGENFLASDQLALLSVTRRFMYLEEGDVAEVTRRDVTVFDVAGERVEREIVESNAEHDAGDKGQYRHFMQKEIFEQPTALINTMEGRISDTSVITNAIGVKAEEILSKVEHVQIIACGTSYNSGMAARYWFESLAGVSCDVEIASEFRYRDFVVRPNSLLVTLSQSGETADTLAALRLAKEKGYMSAMTICNVAGSSLVRESDFAFMTRAGTEIGVASTKAFTTQLAAMLMMVTSIGRLQGRINEEKEAEIVQALHQLPADIEKALAFDKEIEALAPDFADKHHTLFLGRGEFYPIAMEASLKLKEISYIHAEAYAAGELKHGPLALIDADMPVVVIAPSNDLLEKLKSNVEEVRARGGLLYVFADEDAGFESDENMKIIKMPHVSEVTAPIYYTVPMQLLSYHVALIKGTDVDQPRNLAKAVTVE; this is translated from the coding sequence ATGTGTGGAATTGTTGGTGCAGTAGCACAGCGTGATGTAGCTGAAATTTTAGTAGAAGGCCTTCGCCGCCTAGAATACCGAGGCTACGATTCAGCGGGTGTCGCTGTAGTTGATAGCGAATCTAACCTAACTCGTGTACGCCGCCTTGGTAAAGTACAAGAGCTAGCAGACGCAGTCGATCAACAACATGTCATTGGCGGTACTGGTATTGCTCATACACGTTGGGCGACACACGGTGAGCCTTCAGAAGCAAACGCACATCCACACATGTCTGGCGATATTGCTGTTGTACACAATGGCATTATCGAAAACCACGAAACACTGCGCGCTCTGCTGCAAGAGCGTGGCTACGTGTTTACTTCACAAACAGATACAGAAGTTATCGCTCATCTTGTTGAGTGGGAACTTCGCACGTCAGCTTCTTTGGTTGAAGCTCTGCAAAAAACAGCAAAACAATTAGACGGTGCATACGGCACAGTAGCGGTTGATCGTAAAGATCCTAGCCGTATCGTTGTTGCTCGCTCTGGTAGCCCAATCGTTATCGGTTTTGGTGTGGGCGAGAATTTCCTAGCCTCTGACCAACTTGCACTGTTAAGCGTAACTCGTCGCTTCATGTACTTAGAAGAAGGTGATGTTGCTGAGGTGACTCGTCGTGATGTAACAGTATTTGATGTGGCGGGCGAGCGTGTTGAGCGTGAAATCGTTGAATCAAACGCAGAACACGACGCTGGTGACAAAGGTCAATACCGTCACTTCATGCAGAAAGAGATCTTTGAGCAGCCAACAGCGCTGATCAACACAATGGAAGGCCGTATCTCTGACACTTCGGTTATCACTAACGCGATTGGTGTTAAAGCGGAAGAGATCCTAAGCAAGGTTGAACACGTGCAGATCATCGCATGTGGTACGTCTTACAACTCAGGCATGGCAGCTCGTTACTGGTTTGAATCTCTAGCAGGCGTAAGCTGTGACGTAGAGATTGCCTCTGAATTCCGTTACCGTGATTTCGTTGTTCGTCCGAATAGCCTATTGGTGACTTTGTCTCAGTCTGGTGAAACGGCGGATACGCTTGCTGCACTTCGTCTTGCAAAAGAAAAAGGTTACATGTCAGCAATGACTATCTGTAACGTTGCAGGTTCTTCGCTGGTTCGTGAATCTGATTTTGCCTTCATGACTCGCGCAGGAACAGAGATCGGTGTTGCTTCAACTAAAGCCTTCACAACACAGCTAGCGGCTATGCTGATGATGGTAACGTCAATTGGTCGTCTACAAGGTCGCATCAATGAAGAGAAAGAAGCTGAGATCGTTCAAGCACTGCATCAACTGCCTGCTGATATCGAGAAAGCATTGGCGTTTGATAAAGAGATCGAAGCGCTAGCACCTGATTTTGCTGATAAGCATCACACACTGTTCTTGGGTCGTGGTGAGTTCTACCCTATCGCGATGGAAGCGTCTCTGAAACTGAAAGAGATCTCTTACATCCACGCAGAAGCATACGCGGCTGGTGAGCTTAAGCACGGTCCTTTGGCTCTTATCGATGCAGATATGCCAGTCGTCGTTATTGCACCAAGCAACGACTTGCTAGAGAAGCTGAAATCAAACGTTGAAGAAGTACGTGCTCGTGGCGGTCTACTTTACGTATTCGCAGATGAAGATGCAGGCTTTGAAAGCGATGAGAACATGAAGATCATCAAGATGCCTCACGTAAGTGAAGTAACAGCACCTATCTACTACACAGTACCGATGCAGCTGTTGTCTTACCACGTGGCGCTAATCAAGGGTACCGATGTTGACCAACCTCGTAACCTTGCGAAAGCGGTAACGGTTGAGTAA
- a CDS encoding O-acetylhomoserine aminocarboxypropyltransferase/cysteine synthase family protein: MKDETLSIHFGYDTDPTTKSVATPIYQTVAYEFDDAQHGADLFNLAVPGNIYTRIMNPTNDVLEKRMAALEGGIAGLVVSAGSAAINYAIQTLAQIGDNIVSTPQLYGGTYTLFAHMLPNQGIEVRFAKDDKPESLAALIDEKTKAVYCESIGNPAGNIIDLERVAELAHAQGVPVIVDNTVATPVLCKPIDFGADIVVHSLTKYVGGHGTTLGGVIVDSGKFPWAEHKDRFPVFNQPEPSYHGVVYTEAFGEAAFIGRARTVPLRNTGAALSPMNAFMLMQGLETLSLRMERHTENALKVAEYLKQHENVSWVSYAGLPTSEFYPLAEKYMQGKPSAILSFGLKDGYEAGVRFYDALQIFKRLVNIGDAKSLACHPASTTHRQLSEAEQKQAGVSPEMIRLSVGIEHIDDILADLEQALNA, from the coding sequence ATGAAAGACGAAACGCTCTCGATTCACTTCGGCTACGACACTGATCCAACAACCAAATCGGTTGCGACTCCTATTTACCAAACCGTTGCTTACGAATTCGATGACGCACAACACGGCGCCGACCTGTTTAACCTTGCGGTGCCAGGCAATATCTACACTCGTATAATGAACCCAACCAATGATGTGTTGGAAAAACGCATGGCAGCCTTAGAAGGTGGTATTGCAGGCTTAGTGGTGAGTGCAGGCAGCGCGGCGATCAACTACGCGATTCAAACGTTGGCACAAATCGGTGACAACATCGTTTCAACACCTCAGCTTTACGGCGGTACTTACACCCTATTTGCTCATATGCTACCAAACCAAGGGATCGAAGTTCGCTTTGCCAAAGACGACAAACCAGAAAGCTTAGCTGCACTGATCGATGAAAAAACCAAGGCGGTTTACTGCGAAAGTATCGGTAACCCAGCAGGCAATATTATCGACTTAGAACGTGTTGCTGAGCTTGCTCACGCACAAGGTGTACCTGTGATTGTCGATAACACGGTGGCGACACCTGTGTTGTGTAAACCTATCGATTTTGGTGCCGATATTGTGGTGCACTCGCTAACCAAATACGTTGGTGGTCACGGAACAACATTGGGTGGAGTGATTGTCGATTCAGGCAAATTCCCATGGGCAGAGCACAAAGATCGCTTCCCGGTCTTTAATCAGCCAGAGCCTTCTTATCACGGTGTGGTGTATACCGAAGCCTTTGGTGAAGCCGCATTTATTGGCCGTGCTCGAACCGTTCCATTGCGTAATACGGGGGCAGCACTGTCGCCTATGAATGCCTTCATGCTAATGCAAGGCTTAGAGACGTTGTCGTTACGCATGGAGCGACACACCGAGAATGCACTGAAAGTAGCAGAATACCTTAAGCAACATGAGAACGTGAGTTGGGTAAGCTACGCGGGGTTACCAACCTCTGAGTTCTACCCATTGGCTGAGAAGTACATGCAAGGTAAGCCGTCTGCCATTTTATCTTTTGGCTTGAAAGATGGTTATGAAGCCGGTGTTCGTTTCTATGATGCGCTGCAAATCTTCAAGCGCTTGGTGAACATTGGCGATGCAAAATCTCTCGCTTGTCACCCTGCTTCTACAACACACCGTCAATTAAGCGAAGCGGAACAAAAGCAAGCAGGTGTGTCACCAGAAATGATTCGCCTCTCAGTAGGCATTGAGCACATTGACGATATCCTGGCTGACCTAGAGCAAGCACTTAATGCTTAA
- a CDS encoding reverse transcriptase family protein: MTQIPEYKFKSIGSINALARLLRLPLSRVQHLANNTSDFYRVAKIQQKKSGGQRITYDAYIALKSVHRTLQHQIFKKVIYPEYIQGSISGRSYITNVRNHTKRRVLICEDISNYFPMIKADQVEKMFMRLFRFPQDVAQTLTSLVTLNGSVPQGGICSSYIANLIMWEKESVLVLRLRKAKLTYTRYVDDITVSSKSYMTKQEISAVIASIYGMLRYYGVEPNKSKHEVLGNGTHQTVHRVGVNGNRPSFGKEEKKKIRSAVHNLNTLFTDDRCAYEDYLKVFSSVSSQVGKLQQLNAYQGKKYREALNAIKPSIKRLTAENLT, translated from the coding sequence ATGACTCAGATTCCTGAATACAAATTCAAATCGATCGGTAGCATTAATGCTCTCGCTCGTTTACTACGACTTCCGTTAAGCAGAGTTCAGCATTTAGCCAATAACACATCTGACTTTTACCGAGTTGCCAAAATTCAGCAAAAGAAATCTGGTGGTCAACGCATCACCTACGATGCTTATATAGCCCTAAAATCTGTTCACCGAACGCTTCAGCATCAAATATTCAAAAAAGTCATCTACCCTGAATATATACAAGGTTCAATCAGTGGACGTTCCTACATTACAAACGTCAGAAACCACACAAAAAGAAGAGTTTTAATTTGTGAGGATATTTCTAACTATTTCCCTATGATTAAAGCCGATCAAGTCGAAAAAATGTTTATGCGCTTATTCCGTTTTCCTCAAGATGTGGCGCAAACCTTAACAAGCCTAGTGACTTTAAACGGTAGCGTACCGCAAGGCGGGATCTGTAGTAGTTACATAGCCAACCTAATAATGTGGGAGAAAGAATCGGTTCTTGTATTGCGCCTTAGAAAGGCAAAACTTACCTACACCAGATATGTTGATGACATTACAGTATCTTCTAAGTCTTATATGACTAAACAAGAAATTAGTGCCGTGATTGCCTCAATCTATGGAATGCTTCGCTATTACGGTGTTGAACCAAATAAAAGTAAACATGAAGTATTAGGCAATGGTACACACCAAACCGTGCATCGAGTCGGGGTTAATGGAAACCGTCCTAGCTTTGGTAAAGAAGAGAAGAAAAAAATAAGAAGTGCTGTTCACAATCTCAACACCTTATTTACTGATGATCGCTGCGCATATGAAGATTACCTTAAAGTATTTAGTTCCGTGAGTTCACAAGTAGGAAAGCTACAACAACTCAATGCATACCAAGGGAAAAAATACAGGGAGGCTTTAAACGCGATTAAACCATCGATTAAACGGCTCACTGCTGAAAACCTAACTTGA
- a CDS encoding helix-turn-helix domain-containing protein produces MADKIGKSASYITLLEQGKREPNLSLIEDLCSALDIPTSVFMFLASQDQNLPMSDELTTKIEKLMYQLIDDSDS; encoded by the coding sequence TTGGCTGATAAGATTGGCAAAAGTGCCTCTTATATAACTCTTTTAGAGCAAGGAAAGAGAGAGCCAAACTTGAGTCTTATTGAAGATTTGTGCTCAGCACTAGACATTCCAACATCTGTTTTTATGTTTCTTGCTTCTCAAGATCAAAATTTACCTATGAGTGATGAGTTAACTACAAAGATAGAAAAACTTATGTATCAATTGATTGATGACTCAGATTCCTGA
- a CDS encoding tyrosine-type recombinase/integrase — protein sequence MNINTSEMYEPFEEYVELLIDKGYANNTIEQYAGHTSRFLDFLYELKIVSNQLDAKFEPFKLFQLYQDFLTLGQRSSSKLIIQIAKNLKKDKETSFTSIASGIEASLSMFMELRTFNNDDDNFKKAIISQYNISHHQLNHIIKNSWFEATKRNFTNKQRSKIKLFRRAAKKHSRSALKKITKKKASKSLPIRQSVRFLSSANISPASCFSKVRNFLLYALLAATGVRTSEALQITVDDIDLNERSVSIISPSNRGNSGLTQKEAEALTDKGRATELTFMIEPFAHIFWSYLKIYMEHHYKINVSHRFLFQKANGRPFFCSDRSERSKTLKKNLRNFDITLNHLGLHCFRHTYAFYTLNYFPIVDENRELTGRQGLPLAYVKILLGHQNMKSTEVYAKQDTDLINFMLSASNSYLRDNSISLTDLALQYNKRQLKELEKEKQRLEQEGN from the coding sequence ATGAATATTAACACCTCCGAAATGTATGAGCCCTTCGAAGAGTATGTCGAACTGCTAATTGACAAAGGGTACGCCAACAACACAATCGAGCAATATGCAGGTCACACTAGTCGTTTTCTTGATTTTTTATATGAGCTAAAGATAGTGTCAAATCAACTTGACGCTAAATTTGAACCATTTAAGTTATTTCAACTCTATCAAGACTTCTTGACCTTGGGACAACGCTCTTCTTCAAAACTTATAATTCAAATTGCTAAAAATCTTAAGAAAGATAAAGAAACTAGCTTTACAAGCATAGCTAGTGGGATTGAAGCCTCCTTGTCTATGTTTATGGAACTAAGGACATTCAATAACGATGATGACAACTTCAAGAAGGCAATCATTTCTCAATACAATATTAGCCACCATCAACTAAACCATATAATTAAGAACTCATGGTTTGAAGCAACCAAGCGAAATTTCACTAATAAACAACGAAGTAAGATTAAATTATTTAGGAGAGCTGCCAAAAAACATAGTAGATCTGCTTTGAAAAAGATAACTAAAAAGAAAGCAAGCAAATCTCTCCCTATCAGACAAAGTGTTCGGTTTTTATCTAGTGCAAACATCTCTCCTGCATCTTGTTTCTCTAAAGTTCGGAATTTTTTGCTCTATGCATTATTAGCCGCCACAGGTGTTCGGACATCAGAAGCTCTTCAAATAACAGTTGATGACATCGACTTGAATGAGAGAAGCGTTTCCATAATATCTCCAAGTAATCGCGGCAACTCAGGCTTAACCCAAAAAGAAGCTGAAGCGCTTACTGACAAAGGGCGAGCCACAGAGCTCACCTTTATGATTGAACCGTTCGCACATATCTTTTGGTCTTACTTAAAGATATACATGGAACATCATTACAAAATAAATGTTAGTCACCGCTTCTTATTCCAAAAAGCAAATGGCCGCCCTTTCTTCTGTAGCGACAGATCTGAGCGCTCAAAAACTCTAAAAAAAAACCTTAGAAACTTCGATATAACACTAAATCATTTAGGGTTGCACTGCTTCAGACACACTTATGCATTCTATACATTAAATTACTTCCCGATAGTTGATGAGAACAGAGAGCTAACCGGTCGACAAGGCTTACCTTTGGCGTACGTTAAAATATTGCTGGGTCATCAAAACATGAAATCCACAGAGGTCTACGCCAAACAAGACACTGATTTAATTAACTTTATGCTCTCAGCATCTAATTCTTATCTTCGTGATAACAGTATTTCATTGACAGACTTAGCTCTTCAATACAACAAACGTCAACTTAAGGAGCTAGAGAAAGAAAAACAAAGGCTAGAGCAAGAGGGTAATTAA